One stretch of Burkholderia oklahomensis C6786 DNA includes these proteins:
- a CDS encoding DUF3156 family protein: MSGRATTIGGVASAAGWRRWLAPGPVPGYRRGATLARVAADLEATLAMPDDGDAARMTLSDGIALRADERVDRQFLLHTVSVQLERTLAGPDANGSASIAASGWVRHGPVAATLARGADAHFAAGVATLLATPALDAPLAALDLTYCELVASGPRWTLRIVPFGGSEVVGRMPSFRRYVRLADAQRDALRAAFAGFEAALARVQDD, encoded by the coding sequence ATGAGCGGGCGAGCGACGACGATCGGCGGCGTCGCGTCCGCGGCCGGATGGCGGCGCTGGCTCGCGCCGGGCCCCGTGCCCGGATATCGGCGCGGCGCGACGCTCGCGCGCGTGGCAGCGGATCTGGAGGCGACGCTCGCAATGCCCGACGACGGCGACGCCGCGCGGATGACGCTGAGCGACGGCATTGCGCTGCGCGCGGACGAGCGCGTCGATCGGCAGTTTCTGCTGCATACGGTCAGCGTGCAGTTGGAGCGGACGCTTGCGGGACCCGATGCGAACGGCTCGGCGTCGATCGCCGCGAGCGGCTGGGTGCGTCACGGGCCGGTCGCGGCGACGCTCGCGCGCGGCGCCGATGCGCATTTCGCTGCGGGCGTCGCGACGCTGCTCGCGACGCCCGCGCTCGACGCGCCGCTCGCGGCGCTCGATCTGACATACTGTGAGCTCGTCGCGAGCGGCCCGCGCTGGACGCTGCGCATCGTGCCGTTCGGCGGCAGCGAAGTGGTCGGCCGGATGCCGTCGTTCCGGCGCTACGTGCGTCTCGCCGACGCGCAGCGCGATGCGCTGCGCGCGGCGTTCGCGGGCTTCGAAGCCGCGCTTGCGCGCGTGCAGGACGATTGA